The Paucidesulfovibrio gracilis DSM 16080 genome window below encodes:
- a CDS encoding ATP-binding protein, whose product MRSPRRKAAVAALVVAALVGTLLHGLEQRYRGYLLEQNRAEVREQLDRYSIALANAVNRRLSLLQGLKVFTETAVQRGEAMRILEESFNLFASGLHSSASGVRNFIVAPGGVNTFVYPLERNRKAVGHNLLEDKRPQVRKDVRRAMETGHVALSGPYELRQGGLGLVARIAVFDGATFWGLATMVVDVPPVFREAGIASDMDQMHLALVDVGGNVFYGRPEVLESDPETVDVLLPEGVWHLAMVPKDGWRSLISLSIRAFRTLAVLVLFLSGVVAYLLAYRQSTLQRDVGRRTEELGRTVERLHAENSRRRKVEHALERAKTAAEQANQTKSEFLARMSHEIRTPLNGVMGMQQLLQTTDLNPEQAEYVDHAQRAAKRLMTLLNDILDLSRVEAGRLELADQVFQPREVLQQVEHLFAPACREKGVALVLRADRALPQFLRGDALRLQQICNNLLSNAVKFTDAGSVEVDVGRLPGPSSDKIRMLFCVADTGRGIEESALDTLFNPFVQSRPGDAAVGRGAGLGLSIVRRLVEAMGGGVSVTSEVGQGTCFCFSLPVSLVREEERKEASPS is encoded by the coding sequence TTGCGTTCGCCGCGGCGGAAGGCTGCTGTGGCGGCCCTGGTGGTGGCGGCCCTGGTGGGGACGTTGCTGCATGGTTTGGAGCAGCGTTATCGCGGATATCTTTTGGAACAGAATCGCGCCGAGGTCCGGGAGCAGCTCGACCGTTACAGCATTGCCCTGGCCAATGCCGTGAACCGCCGTCTTTCCCTGTTGCAGGGGCTTAAGGTCTTCACTGAAACCGCGGTACAGCGGGGTGAGGCCATGCGGATCCTTGAAGAATCCTTTAATCTTTTTGCCTCGGGGCTGCACTCCTCTGCCTCGGGAGTCCGGAATTTCATTGTGGCGCCCGGTGGGGTGAACACGTTTGTCTACCCGCTGGAGCGCAACCGCAAGGCCGTGGGCCACAACCTCCTTGAGGACAAGCGCCCCCAGGTGCGAAAGGATGTGCGGCGGGCCATGGAAACCGGGCATGTGGCGTTGAGCGGTCCGTATGAACTGCGTCAGGGCGGACTGGGGCTTGTGGCCCGTATTGCCGTGTTTGATGGTGCGACATTCTGGGGGCTGGCCACCATGGTGGTGGATGTGCCGCCCGTGTTTCGGGAAGCAGGCATTGCCTCGGACATGGATCAGATGCATCTGGCCCTTGTGGATGTGGGGGGCAACGTCTTTTACGGGCGGCCCGAGGTGCTGGAGTCGGACCCGGAAACCGTGGACGTGCTGCTTCCCGAAGGAGTCTGGCACCTGGCCATGGTTCCGAAGGACGGCTGGCGTTCACTGATTTCACTCTCCATTCGTGCTTTTCGGACACTTGCCGTGCTCGTGTTGTTCCTCAGCGGGGTTGTGGCGTACCTGCTGGCCTATCGGCAGAGCACGCTGCAACGCGATGTGGGGCGGCGGACCGAGGAACTGGGCCGCACCGTGGAGCGTCTGCACGCGGAGAATTCCAGACGCCGCAAGGTGGAGCATGCCTTGGAGCGGGCCAAGACCGCAGCGGAACAGGCAAATCAGACCAAGTCGGAATTTCTTGCCCGCATGAGCCATGAAATCCGTACGCCGCTCAACGGGGTCATGGGCATGCAGCAGTTGCTCCAAACCACGGATTTGAATCCGGAGCAGGCCGAATATGTGGACCATGCGCAACGGGCCGCCAAGCGGCTGATGACGCTTTTGAACGATATCCTTGATTTGTCCCGTGTGGAGGCGGGACGGCTGGAGCTGGCGGACCAGGTTTTCCAGCCCCGCGAGGTGTTGCAGCAGGTGGAGCACCTTTTTGCTCCGGCCTGCCGCGAAAAGGGCGTGGCCCTGGTGCTGCGAGCGGACAGGGCGCTTCCGCAATTTTTACGCGGCGATGCCCTGCGCTTGCAGCAAATTTGCAATAATCTGCTCAGCAATGCCGTGAAGTTTACGGACGCCGGGAGCGTGGAAGTGGATGTCGGACGGCTTCCCGGGCCTTCCAGCGACAAGATCCGCATGCTCTTTTGCGTTGCGGACACGGGGCGCGGCATTGAGGAATCAGCCCTGGACACCCTTTTCAATCCTTTTGTGCAGAGCCGTCCAGGTGACGCGGCCGTGGGGCGTGGGGCCGGATTGGGGCTGTCCATTGTGCGGCGTCTTGTG